In Piliocolobus tephrosceles isolate RC106 chromosome 6, ASM277652v3, whole genome shotgun sequence, the following are encoded in one genomic region:
- the ZNF710 gene encoding zinc finger protein 710 isoform X1, with the protein MEGFMDSGTQTDAVVVLSLAQAAVLGLVSENELFGATISAEAFYPDLGPELSGAAMGEPGPPGPDVYQLACNGRALEEPAEEEVLEVEAAFEKHTRRKTRPPVRLVPKVKFEKVEEEEQEVYEVSVPGDDKEAGPAEAPAEAASGSCEALVQSSAVKMIDLSAFSRKPRTLRHLPRTPRPELDVAPYDPHFPAPAPARDGFPEPSMALPGPEALPTECGFEPPHLAPLSDPEAPSMESPEPVKPEQGFVWQEAGEFEADVAGSTVERHKKAQLDRLDINVQIDDSYLVEAGDRQKRWQCRMCEKSYTSKYNLVTHILGHNGIKPHSCPHCSKLFKQPSHLQTHLLTHQGTRPHKCQVCHKAFTQTSHLKRHMLLHSEVKPYSCHFCGRGFAYPSELKAHEVKHESGRCHVCVECGLDFSTLTQLKRHLASHQGPTLYQCLECDKSFHYRSQLQNHMLKHQNVRPFVCTECGMEFSQIHHLKQHSLTHKGVKEFKCEVCGREFTLQANMKRHMLIHTSVRPYQCHICFKTFVQKQTLKTHMIVHSPVKPFKCKVCGKSFNRMYNLLGHMHLHAGSKPFKCPYCSSKFNLKGNLSRHMKVKHGVMDIGLDSQDPMMELTGTDPSELDGQQEMEDFEENAYSYASVDSSAEASVLTEQAMKEMAYYNVL; encoded by the exons ATGGAGGGCTTCATGGACTCAGGGACACAGACGGACGCTGTGGTGGTGCTGTCCTTGGCTCAGGCTGCCGTGCTTGGCCTGGTCTCCGAAAATGAGCTCTTTGGAGCTACCATAAGCGCTGAGGCCTTCTACCCGGACCTGGGGCCCGAGCTTTCTGGAGCAGCCATGGGAGAGCCCGGGCCACCAGGCCCCGACGTCTACCAGCTGGCCTGCAACGGGAGGGCCTTGGAGGAGCCGGCAGAGGAGGAGGTGCTGGAGGTGGAGGCAGCCTTCGAGAAGCACACCCGGCGGAAGACGCGGCCACCTGTGCGCCTGGTGCCCAAGGTCAAGTTCgagaaggtggaggaggaggagcaggaggtcTATGAGGTTTCTGTGCCGGGTGACGACAAGGAAGCAGGGCCAGCAGAAGCCCCGGCCGAGGCAGCCAGTGGCAGCTGCGAGGCCCTGGTGCAGAGCAGCGCCGTCAAGATGATCGACCTCAGCGCCTTCAGCCGCAAGCCCCGGACGCTCCGGCATCTGCCCCGAACCCCGAGACCGGAGCTGGACGTGGCCCCGTATGACCCTCACttcccggccccggccccggcccggGATGGCTTCCCCGAGCCCAGCATGGCGCTGCCTGGGCCAGAGGCCTTGCCCACAGAGTGTGGGTTCGAGCCACCCCACTTGGCCCCGCTGAGTGACCCCGAGGCCCCCAGCATGGAGTCCCCGGAGCCTGTCAAGCCGGAACAGGGCTTCGTGTGGCAGGAGGCCGGCGAGTTCGAGGCTGACGTGGCGGGTTCGACCGTGGAACGCCACAAGAAGGCCCAGCTGGATCGGCTGGACATCAACGTGCAGATCGATGACTCCTACCTGGTGGAGGCGGGCGACCGCCAGAAGCGCTGGCAGTGCCGCATGTGCGAGAAGTCCTACACGTCCAAGTACAACCTGGTGACGCACATCCTGGGCCACAACGGCATCAAGCCACACTCGTGCCCACACTGTAGCAAGCTCTTCAAGCAGCCCAGCCACCTGCAGACGCACCTGCTGACGCACCAGGGCACCCGGCCCCACAAGTGCCAGGTATGCCACAAGGCCTTCACGCAGACCAGCCACCTCAAGCGCCACATGCTGCTGCACTCGGAGGTCAAGCCCTACAGCTGCCACTTCTGTGGCCGCGGTTTCGCCTACCCCAGCGAGCTCAAGGCCCACGAAGTGAAGCACGAGAGTGGCCGCTGCCACGTCTGCGTCGAGTGCGGCCTGGACTTCTCCACCCTGACCCAGCTCAAGCGCCACCTGGCCTCTCATCAGGGCCCCACCCTCTACCAGTGCCTCGAGTGTGACAAGTCCTTCCACTACCGCAGCCAGTTGCAGAACCACATGCTCAAGCACCAGAACGTGCGGCCCTTCGTGTGCACTGAATGCGGCATGGAGTTCAGCCAGATCCACCACCTCAAGCAGCACTCCCTCACCCACAAG ggCGTGAAGGAGTTCAAGTGCGAGGTGTGTGGCCGGGAGTTCACCCTACAGGCAAACATGAAGCGGCATATGCTGATCCACACCAGCGTCCGGCCCTACCAGTGCCACATCTGCTTCAAGACCTTTGTGCAGAAGCAGACCCTCAAGACCCACATGATTGTACACTCGCCCGTGAAGCCATTCAAATGCAAG GTGTGCGGGAAGTCCTTCAACCGCATGTACAACCTGCTGGGTCACATGCACCTGCACGCGGGCAGCAAGCCCTTCAAGTGCCCCTACTGCTCCAGCAAGTTTAATCTCAAGGGCAACCTGAGCCGGCACATGAAGGTCAAGCATGGCGTCATGGACATCGGCCTGGACAGCCAAG ACCCCATGATGGAGCTGACAGGCACTGACCCTTCTGAGCTCGACGGCCAGCAGGAGATGGAAGACTTTGAGGAGAACGCCTACAGCTATGCGAGCGTGGACAGCAGCGCCGAGGCCAGTGTCCTCACTGAACAGGCCATGAAAGAGATGGCCTACTACAATGTGCTATAG
- the ZNF710 gene encoding zinc finger protein 710 isoform X2 — MEGFMDSGTQTDAVVVLSLAQAAVLGLVSENELFGATISAEAFYPDLGPELSGAAMGEPGPPGPDVYQLACNGRALEEPAEEEVLEVEAAFEKHTRRKTRPPVRLVPKVKFEKVEEEEQEVYEVSVPGDDKEAGPAEAPAEAASGSCEALVQSSAVKMIDLSAFSRKPRTLRHLPRTPRPELDVAPYDPHFPAPAPARDGFPEPSMALPGPEALPTECGFEPPHLAPLSDPEAPSMESPEPVKPEQGFVWQEAGEFEADVAGSTVERHKKAQLDRLDINVQIDDSYLVEAGDRQKRWQCRMCEKSYTSKYNLVTHILGHNGIKPHSCPHCSKLFKQPSHLQTHLLTHQGTRPHKCQVCHKAFTQTSHLKRHMLLHSEVKPYSCHFCGRGFAYPSELKAHEVKHESGRCHVCVECGLDFSTLTQLKRHLASHQGPTLYQCLECDKSFHYRSQLQNHMLKHQNVRPFVCTECGMEFSQIHHLKQHSLTHKGVKEFKCEVCGREFTLQANMKRHMLIHTSVRPYQCHICFKTFVQKQTLKTHMIVHSPVKPFKCKTP; from the exons ATGGAGGGCTTCATGGACTCAGGGACACAGACGGACGCTGTGGTGGTGCTGTCCTTGGCTCAGGCTGCCGTGCTTGGCCTGGTCTCCGAAAATGAGCTCTTTGGAGCTACCATAAGCGCTGAGGCCTTCTACCCGGACCTGGGGCCCGAGCTTTCTGGAGCAGCCATGGGAGAGCCCGGGCCACCAGGCCCCGACGTCTACCAGCTGGCCTGCAACGGGAGGGCCTTGGAGGAGCCGGCAGAGGAGGAGGTGCTGGAGGTGGAGGCAGCCTTCGAGAAGCACACCCGGCGGAAGACGCGGCCACCTGTGCGCCTGGTGCCCAAGGTCAAGTTCgagaaggtggaggaggaggagcaggaggtcTATGAGGTTTCTGTGCCGGGTGACGACAAGGAAGCAGGGCCAGCAGAAGCCCCGGCCGAGGCAGCCAGTGGCAGCTGCGAGGCCCTGGTGCAGAGCAGCGCCGTCAAGATGATCGACCTCAGCGCCTTCAGCCGCAAGCCCCGGACGCTCCGGCATCTGCCCCGAACCCCGAGACCGGAGCTGGACGTGGCCCCGTATGACCCTCACttcccggccccggccccggcccggGATGGCTTCCCCGAGCCCAGCATGGCGCTGCCTGGGCCAGAGGCCTTGCCCACAGAGTGTGGGTTCGAGCCACCCCACTTGGCCCCGCTGAGTGACCCCGAGGCCCCCAGCATGGAGTCCCCGGAGCCTGTCAAGCCGGAACAGGGCTTCGTGTGGCAGGAGGCCGGCGAGTTCGAGGCTGACGTGGCGGGTTCGACCGTGGAACGCCACAAGAAGGCCCAGCTGGATCGGCTGGACATCAACGTGCAGATCGATGACTCCTACCTGGTGGAGGCGGGCGACCGCCAGAAGCGCTGGCAGTGCCGCATGTGCGAGAAGTCCTACACGTCCAAGTACAACCTGGTGACGCACATCCTGGGCCACAACGGCATCAAGCCACACTCGTGCCCACACTGTAGCAAGCTCTTCAAGCAGCCCAGCCACCTGCAGACGCACCTGCTGACGCACCAGGGCACCCGGCCCCACAAGTGCCAGGTATGCCACAAGGCCTTCACGCAGACCAGCCACCTCAAGCGCCACATGCTGCTGCACTCGGAGGTCAAGCCCTACAGCTGCCACTTCTGTGGCCGCGGTTTCGCCTACCCCAGCGAGCTCAAGGCCCACGAAGTGAAGCACGAGAGTGGCCGCTGCCACGTCTGCGTCGAGTGCGGCCTGGACTTCTCCACCCTGACCCAGCTCAAGCGCCACCTGGCCTCTCATCAGGGCCCCACCCTCTACCAGTGCCTCGAGTGTGACAAGTCCTTCCACTACCGCAGCCAGTTGCAGAACCACATGCTCAAGCACCAGAACGTGCGGCCCTTCGTGTGCACTGAATGCGGCATGGAGTTCAGCCAGATCCACCACCTCAAGCAGCACTCCCTCACCCACAAG ggCGTGAAGGAGTTCAAGTGCGAGGTGTGTGGCCGGGAGTTCACCCTACAGGCAAACATGAAGCGGCATATGCTGATCCACACCAGCGTCCGGCCCTACCAGTGCCACATCTGCTTCAAGACCTTTGTGCAGAAGCAGACCCTCAAGACCCACATGATTGTACACTCGCCCGTGAAGCCATTCAAATGCAAG ACCCCATGA